One Solanum pennellii chromosome 9, SPENNV200 DNA segment encodes these proteins:
- the LOC107030675 gene encoding uncharacterized protein LOC107030675: protein MGDHIVEYGRIFDYRDEILRSNPGSTCVVKVGEDSETGQKFFEGFYVCFNALKKAFFGGARRLIGFDGCFLKGVCKGQLLVAVCRDGNNQMLPIAWAVVEVENQYTWTWFLELVKNDLELGEGHQLSIISDMQKGLEIAVDTLLPLVEHRKCARHVLANWSKNWKGVERRRVFWRIAKSTFEAEMKDNIETMRKLGQEGLDNLLWYNLNTWCKKYFEEYSKCDVVDNNMAESFNAWIVSARYKTIITMLEEIRVKMMKRIGDLREFSNTWIIDISPMSLKILQENIQKSMQCNLTWNGERGFEIKHHGFTHTVDIVNRRCSCRSWQLRGIPCPHGVAALHYKNLEPIHYVASCYSKETYLSTYAHFIQPMNNMKMWSTSNNPIVKPPKIRKLPGRPVKVRRKEADESRKTGKLSKRGAVMTCSKCGTQGHNKGGCPTRNQADPSQSTEPVSQARSTGPSQSSEPSSHTQATESGRGKGTGRATRGRATRGRASGRGVPAQSHENVTNTETVNGRGRGRGTGRGAGSGREMAQERNVNEGLSRGRGMTQHSQTSSEANYSRGGLGRGKRPVEHEDTSGGQTRPFKRPRMVGVGIYQAKDGFTTLNPGLPSRRVINTGTKVTKRADVVTGDIGYTPVRGFKWKGKTTITSSNLERMRAEKVIQTRSVAAANAANSQGQTTSSRKTSVPWK from the exons ATGGGTGATCACATTGTGGAGTATGGTAGGATTTTTGATTATAGAGATGAAATATTAAGGAGTAATCCAGGTAGTACTTGTGTAGTGAAGGTTGGAGAAGATTCTGAAACTGGGCAGAAATTTTTTGAAGGATTTTATGTTTGCTTCAATGCTTTAAAGAAAGCATTTTTTGGAGGTGCTAGAAGGTTGATTGGTTTTGATGGGTGTTTTCTCAAAGGTGTGTGTAAAGGCCAGTTGTTAGTGGCAGTTTGTAGAGATGGAAACAACCAAATGCTCCCTATTGCTTGGGCAGTTGTTGAGGTTGAGAATCAGTATACCTGGACATGGTTTCTTGAACTAGTGAAGAATGATCTTGAACTTGGAGAAGGGCATCAACTATCCATCATTAGTGATATGCAAAAG GGACTAGAAATTGCTGTGGATACTTTATTGCCACTTGTTGAACATAGAAAATGTGCAAGACATGTTCTTGCAAATTGGTCAAAAAATTGGAAAGGAGTTGAAAGAAGAAGAGTGTTTTGGAGGATTGCTAAATCCACATTTGAAGCTGAGATGAAGGACAATATAGAGACAATGAGGAAATTAGGACAAGAAGGTTTAGATAATCTTTTATGGTACAATTTGAATACATGGTGCAAGAAgtattttgaagaatatagCAAATGTGATGTTGTGGACAACAATATGGCAGAAAGCTTTAATGCTTGGATAGTGTCTGCAAGGTATAAAACCATCATTACAATGCTTGAGGAGATAAGGGTGAAGATGATGAAAAGAATTGGTGATTTGAGAGAGTTCTCAAACACTTGGATCATTGATATATCTCCTATGTCTTTGAAGATTTTGcaagaaaacattcaaaagtCTATGCAATGTAACTTGACTTGGAATGGAGAAAGAGGTTTTGAGATTAAACACCATGGGTTTACACACACTGTGGACATTGTTAATAGGAGGTGTAGTTGCAGATCCTGGCAGCTTAGGGGAATTCCTTGTCCTCATGGTGTTGCTGCCCTTCATTACAAAAACTTGGAACCAATCCATTATGTGGCTAGCTGTTATAGCAAGGAAACCTACCTCAGCACATATGCCCATTTTATTCAGCCAATGAATAACATGAAAATGTGGTCAACCTCAAATAATCCAATTGTAAAGCCACCAAAGATCAGAAAGTTGCCTGGAAGACCAGTTAAGGTTAGAAGAAAGGAAGCAGATGAAAGCAGAAAAACTGGAAAGTTGAGCAAAAGAGGTGCTGTAATGACTTGTAGCAAATGTGGCACACAAGGACACAATAAAGGAGGATGTCCTACAAGAAACCAAGCTGATCCAAGTCAATCAACTGAACCAGTTTCTCAGGCAAGAAGTACTGGTCCAAGTCAGTCATCTGAACCATCTTCTCATACACAG GCTACTGAAAGTGGTAGAGGAAAAGGCACAGGAAGAGCAACAAGAGGAAGAGCAACAAGAGGAAGAGCAAGTGGCAGAGGTGTTCCAGCTCAATCACATGAAAATGTTACAAACACAGAG ACTGTAAATGGTAGAGGTAGAGGTAGAGGTACAGGTAGAGGAGCAGGATCAGGAAGAGAAATGGCTCAAGAAAGAAATGTGAATGAAGGACTAAGTAGAGGAAGAGGAATGACTCAACATAGTCAAACTAGTTCAGAAGCAAACTACAGTAGAGGAGGCCTAGGAAGAGGGAAGAGACCAGTAGAACATGAAGACACTAGTGGAGGACAAACAAGACCTTTTAAAAGGCCAAGAATGGTAGGTGTTGGCATATACCAAGCTAAAGATGGATTTACAACTCTCAAT CCTGGATTGCCAAGTAGAAGAGTCATCAATACTGGTACAAAAGTTACAAAGAGGGCTGATGTTGTCACTGGTGATATTGGCTACACACCAGTACGTGGATTCAAATGGAAGGGGAAGACAACTATTACAAGTAGCAACCTGGAAAGAATGAGGGCTGAAAAGGTTATCCAAACTAGGTCTGTAGCTGCTGCTAATGCTGCTAATAGCCAAGGCCAAACAACTTCAAGTAGAAAAACTTCTGTGCCATGGAAGTAG